From the genome of Solanum lycopersicum chromosome 7, SLM_r2.1:
TTATGTGATGAATTATGTCTCTATTGGTACCACTTGGGTTGGTTTTGATGATGTTGAGTCAATTAAAACCAAAGTTTCTTATGCAAAAGAGAAGAATTTGAAGGGATATGTTGCATGGCAAGTATCATATGACTATACCTCTATTCTTTCTCAGGCTGCTGCATTAGGTAATACTAAGAACCTTACTTTAAATCTTGGATCTGCTTCTAACTTCATGAGCTAGATTTTGAGTTAAGTCAGATTTAacgtctatttttttttattatgatatcAGAGCTAGACTCGTCTTAATTTCGGTTATTCAATGTTGGGTCAATGTAGTTTGTTGTTTGCCCTATATTTGGTAGGCTTGGGTGTTAGAATTTCGCACATTGATTTTGTTTATGGGTGACTTGGTctatttatatgaattttggACGACTCTTACCTCATGAACTAGCTTTAAGATTGAATATTTGACCTAAAATCTAACAAGAAATTCACTTGtttgattaatttgaattaaccTTGATCCGATCATAAGGCCAATGTCTCAACAATTTgcgttttttttttcattgttagAAGTTAAAGATATACAAGAAGTGGGAGCTATTGATCAATCAGCTAGTatgcagaagaagaaaaaactcaaTCGAATGATTCTCATTTTGATTCCAATGGTATCtatattgatgttgttgttgcttaTCTTTACACTATGGTGTCTTCGAAGGAGAAAAATACTAGGTAATTCTTTAAATcgttatttttcctttattttttttagtaatcgTACGTCAATATATATCTTTCTTTTTAGCTGAGAGGGTATCAAAAATAGTCTCTTTATCTCTTAAAAGTAAGAGTATAGTCAATTTACATCCTACCTGCTTTACATTGGGCTTGTTATTGTTTTTCTCTGTCCTATTTATGTGTTACTATTTCCTTATtagtttgttaaaataaatatacacctttttctattattacaaatttcaaaatttattctttcctttttatcaaGTGCCAAGGAACAAAATTGGAAGCAACaacaatcaagaaaaaggaGATGAAGAAACTAGGACTTTGCAAATATTCACTTTTGATGAGATGAAGGAAGCTACAAATAGTTTTTCAGTTGAAAATGAGCTTGGAAAAGGGGGATATGGACCTGTTTACAAGGTACATTaacattttgtttcattttagaaataaataaaaagtttttttgaaTTGACCAAGCACAAAGTATtattctaatatttataaaagtgttttttatttcaaaacaatTACTAGTAAAACAAATTTGGTAACTtctcatgaaaataaataagcaGCTTTTAGGAAAAAGTTTAATCAAACAGGCTATTATTAGTTTAGGTCTTGAGCTGGTTTAtggttttccttcttttgatttCCACTATATGCTTGGTACTTAGCTTCGAAAGATCCGGTCGACTTATTCCTTTTCACGTTGCATAAGattcattaaagaaaaaaaaacactttatgTCAAGATATTTGCTCATTCTGATGTATCATgatttaaacttaaaattttataatcaacATATATAGTTAAGAATCATATCCATCTTACCACGAGCCAACTTGTCACGTTACACCAACCACATGTGAAGCCTAGTCAACACTTTCATGCACTCTTCAAGTCTAAAGTCTCATCAAAGCAATTAATCAAATTGCCATATACTATTACTTTTTTCAAACtctaattaaaaagtaaaagttaaGCAAACTATAATATGGTTTGATTAGcttttaaatatcatttttacttgcaattttcttttttctttactttaagCTTTCCAAATTATCTTTTATACatgtatcaattttttattaatttaattaagttaagcATATCTTAATTAATCCATATAGGGAAAATTGAGAAATGGGAGAGAAATAGCAGTGAAAAGGCTATCAGAGACTTCATCTCAAGGatttgaagaatttgaaaatgAAGTGATTCTTACTGCAAAATTACAACATATAAATCTTGTAAAAGTTGTGGGATTTTGCattgaaaatggagaaaaaatgttgatttatgaatatatgcccAACAAGAGCTTGGATTACTACATTTATAGTAAGTCCTTATTTTCTCTTCCTTTCTTTTCATGTTATATTGagtttaatttatatacatcgcaaaaatatttttacatcatCGTTGGGCTATGTATTTATTGAAAGATATATAATTCGTGTCTACTATTTTTCGATGATAATATATAGAATATGTGACTATCTGATTGACcttcttttttcattaattcaCAGGTACATGGGATCAAACTCcgattatatatatatctaaatatatactaacaaattgtatctatattttttttttgatcaaCTTGATTTGTATTTCCAAATGTAGATCAAGTGAGAAGATTAATTctaaattgggaaaaaagaGTGCAAATAATTGAAGGCATTATTCAAGGGCTATTATACCTCCAAGAATATTCAAGATTAACAATTATTCATAGAGATATAAAAGCCAGCAATATTCTATTGGACTTACAAATGAAACCAAAGATTTCTGACTTTGGAATGGCAAGAATTTTCAAGAAAGATGCAATTGAAgcaaataccaaaaaaatagtTGGAACAAAGTAAGtactatacatatattttcgaattaaatttatttatttacatttattaaagaaatataaCCGGTCCACGAAACACATCAGGTTTAAGAAATGGTTGACACACTAAAGGGTGGTGATGTAGACAGTTTTTTCCTAAAACTAGCATATGACATCAGTGACTGAATCCACAACTCGAatcttaattcaatttttatgtatatatttatttaatttgctcTGTGTTATAGGGGTTATATTCCACCTGAATATGCAATTGAAGGTAGATATTCAACAAAATCAGATGTTTTCAGTTTTGGAGTacttcttcttcaaatcataAGTGGAAAAAAGAATACATGTTACTATGGTCCAGATGACAATTTAGACCTTCTTGATTATGTGAGTTGtgaatataaattcatatatatatatatataccattgagatttaatttataaataccagtaattaatatttttttttaaaaaaaatatacaggCATTTGAGATGTTTAAAGATGGTGATGGCATGGAATTTATGGATCAATCACTTGATGATACAACACATTCTTGTAAACTATTAAAATGCATGCAAATTGCATTATTATGTGTCCAAAAAAATCCATTGGATAGGCCTACAATGTTGGAAATTTCATCTAtgttcaaaaatattgaaaatttagtTATGAATACTCCAAAGAGGCCTGCATTTTCTACAAGACAAGATGAAGATCAAGTTGGCAATATTATTCCAAATGGGGAATTTGACATTGACAATGCAACAATTACACAATTGGTTGCAAGATGATATATGCTACTCTTTGCAATTGATTTAATATGATTAGCAGGTAAGAtgtcttatttttaaattgcGAATCCCAAGTATTTATGGATGTTGGCTACCTAGTCGTATTTATTGGTGATTTGAAGTGTAAAGATTATTTAACTCCTCTTGTCTCATTTTACACGAAGGTGTTACTATTTGaggaatcaatttttttttcctttgacaatATTATGTTTTCAAACTTCTATTTTCGTCCTCACATTAATTAATCTAGATTTACGTTGTATAAATctgttaaaaagaaattatttccTAGTAGAAATACTGGTTGTTTTTGTGGCGATATCCAAAttcatagtaaaaaaataaatattttgaccTCACATTAGTTAAATTTGTCTTAGTTTTttagattataaattttagttatttttggacGGTGATCACCTTGCCATATTTATGGTGACTTGATAGTCTAAAAGTTATTTACTTCTTTCGTCTTATTTTATGTAAGTGAGAGAGGGAGTGAGTTAGCTTCTTTAGTTTTTAATTCTTTGATGTATATTACTATCAGTTGTTTGTATATGTTTTGTATCTTACTATTTTATCGTCTCTTTTCTCTCAAAGACATATATCctacataatataaattaaactcCATGTCTAGaacaaacaaattttgaagCTAATCTGGGTGGACATAGCTACTATATTACTGGTGGAAGGTGATAAATATCTCATTGAATCAATCGAGGTTCGCACAAATTTACTAGTCATATTCATCCTTTACATGTCTTATAAAATTTGCAGTCTCCTTCTTAGACATTCAACAAGTTCTTTTGACTCTCTTAACAATATAACCAAAAGTCTCCATCTCAATGACCTATTTTTTATAAACCTAAACAAGCAAATGAGCAAAAGAAACTTGAAGCAATATACTAGACAGATATGATATAtttaattcttatattaaaagGCTAATCAGTGTAATAAAACTTTGTATATGCGCAAGTTAATGAAAAGGATCGAATTATAAGGATTTATTATATGTAgttctatattatattttgtaaatagttatttttatgatttgaatcaataattttttgattatCGAGTAATCAAAGAGAGGTTCTTTTTAACTGGAGTATGTGAAGGGTTAAAATATGTGTATATCATTACCTCGAGAAAGTAGAAATGATCTTTTTAAAAGATCCTCCATTAAGTATATCAaacattagtaaaaaaaaataaaaaaatgatgaaagcATAAATGTTAGTAtgtgaataagaaaaatagtataacatctctaaaaaaaaaaagaaataataataatcaaattaatcgaaacacaatacacaatatacatttactatataaacattacaaaataataaatttcacGCCCCTCGACCCTGCCTAACTTCGTTCTCCGTTTGATCGAATTTATTTcaagtgatatatatatatatatatattcgactttcaaa
Proteins encoded in this window:
- the LOC101244390 gene encoding cysteine-rich receptor-like protein kinase 34 isoform X2 gives rise to the protein MAFKHIAIFLLFHTIFQFQLHKSIGLDETWIKAGYWQYGTTNPSTIQSINSSLYTHIIYGYAEVSFNSSIDDIIVTTSNEEQLRNFNKIVKMKNPSIKTILSIGGSDQSLYGSGLNLLMTSTYFTTRKYFIDSSIEIARFYGFDGLDFCWIWPTSSQAMSNVATLLDDWRVAIDLESKKSKKTRLILTMASQHTPFIQDLSFPLESMRKNLDWIHVLAFDYYYPWTTNYTSPAAALYSDHSTNDNLNTDYGINVWIKSGFPSEKIVLGLPFYGYVWTLVSPKNNKIGAEGTGPGPKDPTYGTEGEKEPFASTNGLLEFNSIKRDMIKYRAKNSTYNSTYVMNYVSIGTTWVGFDDVESIKTKVSYAKEKNLKGYVAWQVSYDYTSILSQAAALVPRNKIGSNNNQEKGDEETRTLQIFTFDEMKEATNSFSVENELGKGGYGPVYKGKLRNGREIAVKRLSETSSQGFEEFENEVILTAKLQHINLVKVVGFCIENGEKMLIYEYMPNKSLDYYIYNQVRRLILNWEKRVQIIEGIIQGLLYLQEYSRLTIIHRDIKASNILLDLQMKPKISDFGMARIFKKDAIEANTKKIVGTKGYIPPEYAIEGRYSTKSDVFSFGVLLLQIISGKKNTCYYGPDDNLDLLDYAFEMFKDGDGMEFMDQSLDDTTHSCKLLKCMQIALLCVQKNPLDRPTMLEISSMFKNIENLVMNTPKRPAFSTRQDEDQVGNIIPNGEFDIDNATITQLVAR
- the LOC101244390 gene encoding G-type lectin S-receptor-like serine/threonine-protein kinase At1g11410 isoform X1 — encoded protein: MAFKHIAIFLLFHTIFQFQLHKSIGLDETWIKAGYWQYGTTNPSTIQSINSSLYTHIIYGYAEVSFNSSIDDIIVTTSNEEQLRNFNKIVKMKNPSIKTILSIGGSDQSLYGSGLNLLMTSTYFTTRKYFIDSSIEIARFYGFDGLDFCWIWPTSSQAMSNVATLLDDWRVAIDLESKKSKKTRLILTMASQHTPFIQDLSFPLESMRKNLDWIHVLAFDYYYPWTTNYTSPAAALYSDHSTNDNLNTDYGINVWIKSGFPSEKIVLGLPFYGYVWTLVSPKNNKIGAEGTGPGPKDPTYGTEGEKEPFASTNGLLEFNSIKRDMIKYRAKNSTYNSTYVMNYVSIGTTWVGFDDVESIKTKVSYAKEKNLKGYVAWQVSYDYTSILSQAAALEVKDIQEVGAIDQSASMQKKKKLNRMILILIPMVSILMLLLLIFTLWCLRRRKILVPRNKIGSNNNQEKGDEETRTLQIFTFDEMKEATNSFSVENELGKGGYGPVYKGKLRNGREIAVKRLSETSSQGFEEFENEVILTAKLQHINLVKVVGFCIENGEKMLIYEYMPNKSLDYYIYNQVRRLILNWEKRVQIIEGIIQGLLYLQEYSRLTIIHRDIKASNILLDLQMKPKISDFGMARIFKKDAIEANTKKIVGTKGYIPPEYAIEGRYSTKSDVFSFGVLLLQIISGKKNTCYYGPDDNLDLLDYAFEMFKDGDGMEFMDQSLDDTTHSCKLLKCMQIALLCVQKNPLDRPTMLEISSMFKNIENLVMNTPKRPAFSTRQDEDQVGNIIPNGEFDIDNATITQLVAR